From a region of the Thermodesulfobacteriota bacterium genome:
- the xerD gene encoding site-specific tyrosine recombinase XerD, with the protein MDNLHEHVDQYLNYLLVEKGLSKNTLAAYGSDLARYVDFLKNNQIENVSADDMPVVLKYLIDMRSSGLDKRSRARHLVALRGFYKYLTQEKIIRHNPVTVVDMPKIGLKLPDVLSVSEVAALLDAPDTGNAKGKRDAAMLELLYAAGLRVSELVNITVQNVNTEVSFVRVFGKGAKERVVPIGSIAAGKLEDYIRNIRPLLLKNQTSRYLFIAWRGNPMTRQGFWKLLKKYARAAGIEKRVTPHSLRHSFASHLLEGGADLRSVQMMLGHTDIATTQIYTHVAFGHLKDVHSRYHPRFQAR; encoded by the coding sequence ATGGACAACCTCCATGAACATGTCGACCAGTATTTAAATTACCTCCTGGTCGAGAAGGGCCTGTCAAAAAACACCCTGGCCGCTTACGGCAGCGATCTGGCACGGTACGTCGATTTTCTGAAAAACAATCAGATTGAAAATGTTTCCGCCGATGACATGCCGGTCGTGCTCAAATACCTGATTGACATGAGAAGCAGCGGCCTGGACAAACGTTCCCGGGCCCGTCACCTGGTGGCCCTGCGGGGATTTTACAAGTATCTGACCCAGGAAAAAATTATCCGGCACAACCCGGTGACGGTAGTTGACATGCCCAAGATCGGCCTGAAACTGCCTGATGTCCTGTCGGTTTCGGAAGTGGCCGCGCTGCTGGACGCGCCCGATACCGGCAACGCCAAAGGCAAGCGGGACGCGGCCATGCTGGAATTGCTTTACGCCGCCGGCCTGCGGGTGTCGGAACTGGTCAATATAACGGTGCAGAACGTGAACACGGAAGTCTCCTTTGTCCGGGTCTTCGGGAAAGGCGCCAAGGAACGGGTCGTGCCCATCGGCAGTATTGCCGCCGGAAAACTGGAGGACTACATCAGAAATATCCGTCCCCTGCTGTTAAAAAACCAGACCAGCCGCTACCTGTTTATCGCCTGGCGCGGGAACCCCATGACGCGGCAGGGATTCTGGAAACTGCTCAAAAAATACGCCCGGGCCGCCGGCATCGAAAAACGGGTCACGCCCCACTCGCTGCGGCATTCCTTTGCCAGCCATCTGCTGGAAGGCGGCGCGGATCTGCGCTCGGTGCAGATGATGCTGGGGCATACCGATATCGCCACCACTCAAATCTACACCCATGTGGCCTTCGGCCATCTCAAAGACGTGCATTCCCGCTATCATCCGCGATTTCAAGCGCGATAA
- a CDS encoding aminopeptidase P family protein: MKSQFDDRIARARAELDNEDIDALLVTTAENRRYLSGFTGEDGGVNESAGALLITRDRLLLLTDSRFTLQAREEAVGYDIHQVRQGFAKELPPMLKQLNARCLGFEAERMPHAEYLKIMDQLAADYVGVTLKPVDARLADVRIKKEKKEIETMRRALEISEAAFEAFISHDLKNGITETRAAWLLEKRLREAGAEAMAFPIIAAFGENSARPHAVCGDRTLSDGLPVLFDWGARLNGYCADISRSFMKGRGDDTYRKVHRTVYEAQQLAIEAVRPGISAREVDAVARQHIERAGYQDRFGHGLGHGVGLAVHESPRVSPLSTGTLEEGMVFTVEPGIYLAGWGGVRIENMVVVRADGAEVLNQSDGQVPERI; encoded by the coding sequence TTGAAAAGCCAGTTTGATGATCGTATCGCAAGAGCCCGTGCGGAATTAGATAATGAAGACATCGATGCCCTGCTGGTGACCACGGCGGAGAACCGCCGGTACCTGAGCGGTTTTACCGGTGAGGACGGCGGCGTTAACGAGTCGGCCGGCGCGCTGCTGATCACGCGTGACCGGCTGCTGCTGCTGACTGATTCCCGTTTCACGCTTCAGGCCCGGGAGGAAGCCGTCGGGTATGATATTCACCAGGTCAGGCAGGGATTTGCAAAAGAGCTTCCGCCGATGTTAAAACAACTCAACGCCCGCTGCCTGGGATTTGAAGCCGAGCGTATGCCCCACGCGGAGTATCTTAAAATCATGGACCAGCTCGCGGCCGATTACGTCGGCGTCACCCTGAAACCGGTAGACGCGCGCCTGGCGGATGTGCGGATAAAAAAAGAGAAGAAAGAGATTGAAACCATGCGGCGCGCCCTGGAGATTTCCGAGGCGGCCTTTGAGGCGTTTATCTCACATGATTTAAAGAATGGCATTACGGAAACGCGGGCCGCCTGGCTGCTGGAAAAAAGACTGCGGGAAGCCGGCGCCGAGGCCATGGCCTTTCCGATCATCGCGGCTTTTGGAGAAAACAGCGCCCGGCCGCACGCGGTCTGCGGCGACCGGACGCTTTCCGATGGGCTGCCGGTACTGTTCGACTGGGGAGCGCGGCTGAACGGATATTGCGCCGATATCTCCCGCAGTTTCATGAAAGGCCGCGGCGATGACACCTACCGGAAGGTTCACCGGACGGTTTACGAAGCCCAGCAACTGGCGATTGAGGCGGTCAGGCCGGGCATATCCGCCAGAGAGGTTGATGCCGTGGCCCGGCAACACATCGAACGAGCCGGATATCAGGACCGGTTCGGCCACGGCCTGGGGCACGGAGTGGGGCTGGCGGTTCATGAATCGCCCCGGGTCAGTCCCTTATCCACGGGAACTCTGGAAGAGGGCATGGTCTTTACCGTCGAGCCCGGTATTTATCTTGCCGGATGGGGCGGGGTCAGAATCGAGAATATGGTGGTGGTCCGCGCCGACGGCGCCGAGGTTCTGAATCAAAGCGACGGCCAGGTTCCGGAAAGAATCTGA
- a CDS encoding molybdopterin-dependent oxidoreductase, which produces MSTTQTHHYICPICEAECGLEIITRDGMIESIRGDRENVFSKGFTCPKSLAISELTQDPDRLRHPVRRNGKKWERIGWREAFAEIEKRIRDIRRRYGRHAVALYVGNPNAHYHGNMIYLGFLLRAMNTHNRYSASSLDQLPLMMVCYLLFGHQFLFPVPDIDRTDYFLIIGANPAVSGGSIMTASGMPRRVKDIQQRHGKVVVIDPVLTRTASLADRHLFIRPGTDVFLMAALVNTVFEEGLADPGRLASFTDGIDTIKAAVKNFTAEKAAGFTGIKAEEIRRLAMEFCRAEKAVCYGRMGTCVQEYGTLTSWLIMVFNIITGKMDRPGGLMFPTPALDFVDFLARSNEKGYIARHHSRVSGLPDFAGEFPTAVMAEEILTPGDGQIKALITIAGNPVLSAPDGRLIDQALGTLDFMVAMDWYVTESSRHAHIILPPTGILEHHNFGTMTNLAGVRNFAAYSQPVIRPAPDTRHNWQILSELTACFIANPLLRLALKLARPELLLDLMLRFGPYGSGLNIFGSGLTLSKVKQAEHGLDLGPLAPRLPDRLFTTDKRIHLAPEMLVAALKKLDADAATGPIAEETGTFDLLLISRRNLMSNNTWLHNCRSMRNQTNRCTALINTGDAETRSIASGDFIRVASRVGSIVIEAEVTDHIMPGVISIPHGWGHDREGARLRVAAGYPGVSINDITDSSRLDISGNAALSGVPVRINKTDADGTNALS; this is translated from the coding sequence ATGTCCACGACACAAACGCATCACTACATCTGTCCCATCTGCGAAGCCGAATGCGGGCTTGAAATCATTACCCGCGACGGCATGATCGAATCCATCCGCGGCGACCGGGAAAACGTTTTCTCGAAAGGGTTCACCTGCCCCAAGTCTCTGGCGATCAGTGAGTTGACCCAGGACCCGGACCGCCTCAGGCACCCTGTCCGCAGGAATGGAAAAAAATGGGAACGAATCGGCTGGCGGGAAGCCTTTGCTGAAATCGAAAAACGGATCAGGGACATCCGCCGTCGATATGGCCGCCATGCCGTGGCGCTGTATGTCGGGAACCCCAACGCCCATTACCACGGCAACATGATTTACCTCGGCTTTCTGCTGCGGGCGATGAATACCCATAACCGTTATTCGGCCAGTTCGCTGGACCAGCTGCCGCTGATGATGGTCTGTTACCTGCTGTTCGGTCACCAATTCCTGTTTCCCGTTCCGGATATCGACCGGACGGATTATTTTCTCATTATCGGCGCCAATCCGGCCGTATCCGGCGGCAGCATCATGACCGCCTCCGGCATGCCGCGGCGCGTCAAAGACATTCAGCAGCGCCATGGCAAAGTAGTGGTGATCGATCCGGTCCTTACCCGGACCGCTTCTCTGGCCGATCGGCATCTGTTTATCCGGCCGGGCACGGATGTTTTTCTCATGGCCGCCCTGGTGAACACGGTCTTTGAAGAAGGACTGGCCGATCCGGGAAGACTGGCTTCGTTCACGGACGGTATTGACACGATCAAAGCCGCCGTCAAAAACTTCACGGCGGAGAAAGCGGCCGGCTTCACCGGCATCAAAGCGGAAGAGATTCGTCGGCTGGCCATGGAATTCTGCCGGGCGGAAAAGGCCGTCTGCTACGGCCGCATGGGCACGTGTGTTCAGGAATACGGCACGCTGACCTCCTGGCTGATCATGGTCTTCAATATCATCACCGGGAAGATGGACCGGCCCGGCGGTCTCATGTTTCCGACACCGGCTCTGGATTTTGTCGACTTTCTGGCCCGAAGCAATGAGAAAGGTTATATCGCCAGACATCACAGCCGGGTCAGCGGACTGCCGGACTTTGCCGGTGAATTTCCCACCGCGGTAATGGCGGAAGAAATTCTTACGCCGGGCGATGGGCAAATCAAAGCGTTGATCACCATCGCCGGCAACCCGGTTCTCTCCGCGCCCGACGGCAGGCTCATCGATCAGGCCCTTGGAACACTGGACTTCATGGTGGCCATGGACTGGTACGTCACCGAATCCTCACGCCACGCGCACATTATCCTGCCGCCCACCGGTATCCTGGAACACCACAACTTCGGCACCATGACCAATCTGGCCGGAGTCCGCAATTTCGCCGCGTACTCGCAACCCGTAATCAGGCCCGCTCCGGACACGCGCCATAACTGGCAGATCCTTTCCGAACTGACGGCCTGCTTCATTGCAAATCCGCTGCTCCGCCTGGCGCTTAAACTGGCCAGACCGGAACTGCTGCTCGATCTGATGCTGCGCTTCGGGCCCTACGGTTCGGGTCTGAATATATTCGGCTCCGGCCTGACGCTGTCGAAAGTCAAACAGGCCGAGCACGGCCTGGATCTGGGCCCGCTGGCACCCCGTCTTCCGGATCGTCTGTTCACAACAGACAAACGAATCCATCTGGCTCCGGAAATGCTGGTTGCCGCGCTTAAAAAATTAGACGCGGACGCCGCCACCGGTCCGATCGCCGAAGAGACCGGAACGTTCGATCTGCTTCTGATCAGCCGCCGCAACCTCATGTCCAACAACACCTGGCTGCACAACTGCCGGAGCATGCGGAATCAAACCAATCGCTGCACCGCTTTGATTAACACCGGTGACGCGGAAACAAGATCGATCGCGTCCGGTGATTTTATCCGCGTCGCATCACGAGTCGGCAGCATTGTCATTGAAGCCGAAGTAACCGATCACATCATGCCGGGCGTCATCAGCATTCCCCATGGCTGGGGTCATGATCGCGAGGGCGCGCGGCTGCGTGTGGCCGCCGGGTATCCCGGCGTCAGCATTAACGACATCACCGACAGCAGCCGGCTGGATATCAGCGGCAACGCGGCCTTGTCAGGAGTTCCCGTCAGAATTAACAAAACGGATGCCGATGGAACAAACGCTTTATCATAA
- a CDS encoding PfaD family polyunsaturated fatty acid/polyketide biosynthesis protein → METGPGGAVNGIWYGDGEVTPESGEDAIRRALFSVSRPLFLVKMNNAVGASVGGSARLTAARQPAADGGLPLIGYAPPLPPEQFGDPEFKKMIGLRYAYVAGAMANGITSVKMVQAMARAGMVGFFGAAGLPPSKVEAAISELQASLGDLPFGVNLIHSPVESSLEKAIVDLYLKKGVNLISASAFMRLTPYIVLYRVRGIHRDHHGNIIVPNRIVAKVSRTEVAARFFSPPPEKILTGLVEQGLITAEEAALAEKIPMADALTAEADSGGHTDNRPALALLPTMMTLRDELCARYHYPRNIPVGLGGGIATPVSAAAAFAMGAAYVLTGSVNQSCVEAGVTPLVRDMLVAAEQADVTMAPAADMFEMGGKVQVLKRGTMFPMRAAKLYDLYVRYKDYTELPAKERENIEKNLLRRGFDEEWRDTRRFFEERDPKQIERAEKDPRHKMALVFRSYLGRSSMWGITGEEDRKVDYQIWCGPAMGAFNEWVRGSFLEKAENRDVTTVAMNLLFGAAVITRFGWLQNQGGLLPVSAGKVTPLPLEKISEWINQ, encoded by the coding sequence ATGGAGACTGGTCCAGGCGGGGCAGTCAATGGAATCTGGTACGGCGATGGAGAAGTGACGCCGGAATCCGGTGAGGACGCCATCCGGCGGGCGCTGTTTTCCGTTTCCCGGCCTCTGTTTCTGGTGAAGATGAATAACGCCGTTGGCGCGTCCGTCGGCGGCAGCGCCAGGTTGACGGCGGCAAGGCAACCGGCCGCGGATGGCGGCCTTCCCCTGATCGGCTACGCGCCGCCGCTGCCGCCGGAGCAGTTCGGCGATCCTGAATTTAAAAAGATGATCGGCCTCCGTTATGCCTATGTCGCCGGGGCCATGGCCAACGGCATCACCTCCGTTAAAATGGTCCAGGCCATGGCCCGGGCCGGCATGGTGGGGTTTTTCGGGGCGGCCGGTCTGCCGCCGTCTAAAGTAGAGGCGGCCATCAGCGAACTGCAGGCCTCCCTGGGCGATCTTCCCTTCGGCGTCAATCTGATCCATTCACCGGTGGAATCGTCCCTGGAAAAAGCCATTGTCGATCTGTACCTGAAGAAAGGCGTTAACCTGATCAGCGCCTCGGCCTTCATGCGGTTGACGCCTTACATTGTCCTGTACCGGGTCAGGGGGATTCATCGTGACCATCACGGTAATATTATCGTCCCCAACCGGATCGTGGCCAAGGTGTCCCGAACGGAAGTGGCCGCCCGGTTTTTCTCTCCGCCGCCGGAAAAGATCTTAACCGGTCTGGTAGAGCAGGGGCTGATTACCGCCGAAGAAGCCGCCCTGGCCGAGAAAATTCCCATGGCCGACGCCCTGACGGCGGAAGCCGACTCCGGCGGGCATACCGATAACCGGCCGGCCCTGGCGCTGCTGCCGACCATGATGACCCTGCGCGACGAGTTGTGCGCCCGATACCATTATCCCCGAAACATTCCGGTGGGCCTGGGCGGCGGTATCGCCACGCCCGTGTCCGCCGCCGCCGCCTTTGCCATGGGCGCCGCCTATGTGCTGACCGGCTCCGTGAACCAGTCCTGCGTCGAAGCCGGCGTCACCCCATTGGTCCGCGACATGCTGGTGGCCGCGGAACAGGCCGATGTCACCATGGCGCCCGCGGCGGATATGTTCGAGATGGGCGGAAAAGTGCAGGTGCTCAAACGCGGCACCATGTTTCCCATGCGGGCCGCCAAGCTTTACGACCTGTATGTGCGGTATAAGGATTATACCGAGCTGCCCGCCAAGGAGCGGGAGAATATCGAAAAAAACCTGCTGCGGCGGGGTTTTGATGAAGAGTGGCGGGACACCCGCCGGTTTTTCGAAGAGCGGGACCCGAAGCAGATCGAACGGGCGGAAAAAGATCCCCGGCACAAGATGGCCCTGGTTTTCCGGTCCTACCTGGGACGGTCTTCCATGTGGGGCATCACCGGCGAGGAGGACCGCAAGGTCGATTATCAGATCTGGTGCGGCCCGGCCATGGGCGCTTTCAATGAATGGGTCCGGGGCAGTTTTCTGGAAAAAGCGGAGAACCGCGACGTGACGACCGTGGCCATGAACCTGCTTTTCGGCGCCGCGGTGATCACCCGCTTCGGCTGGCTGCAAAATCAGGGCGGTCTGCTGCCGGTATCGGCGGGCAAGGTAACGCCGCTGCCCCTTGAAAAAATTTCCGAATGGATCAATCAATAA